A region of Salinibacter sp. 10B DNA encodes the following proteins:
- a CDS encoding acetyl-CoA hydrolase/transferase C-terminal domain-containing protein, with amino-acid sequence MNTVSPSTAVSAINSGDRVFVHTAAATPQVLVNAMTDRADELRNVEVCHLHTEGEAPYAEEAHADAFHTNAMFVGANVREAVNAGTADYIPVFLSEVPSLFREGVLPLDVALLHVSPPDRHGFCSLGVSVDASNAALEGADRIVAQINPQMPRTHGDGLIHVDEIDFGVEVEAPLFEAPRPELSDVERAIGRNCAQLVDHGATLQMGIGAIPDAVLDALDDHENLGVHTEMFSDGIIDLIEQGVITGTNKAIHPGKVVGSFAMGTRRLYDFMDDNPLVAMLDVAYVNDTAVIRRNPKVTAINSAIEVDLTGQVCADTIGTYQYSGVGGQMDFIRGASLSEGGKPIIALPSTTRSGISRIVPHLKEGADVVTTRAHVHHIVTEYGSVNLYGKNLRERAEALIDIAHPDHREDLLEAAHERFNTMITA; translated from the coding sequence ATGAACACCGTATCTCCTTCTACCGCTGTCTCCGCCATCAACTCCGGGGATCGTGTCTTCGTTCACACCGCAGCGGCCACCCCTCAGGTGCTCGTCAACGCGATGACCGACCGTGCAGACGAGCTTCGGAACGTGGAGGTTTGTCATCTTCATACCGAGGGAGAGGCCCCATACGCGGAGGAGGCGCATGCGGATGCTTTCCACACGAATGCTATGTTCGTTGGAGCCAACGTACGAGAGGCCGTGAACGCGGGAACGGCCGACTACATTCCCGTCTTTCTCAGTGAGGTCCCCTCTCTCTTCCGCGAGGGCGTCCTTCCGCTCGACGTGGCGTTGCTCCACGTGTCTCCCCCCGACCGGCATGGGTTCTGTTCGCTCGGCGTTTCCGTCGACGCGTCCAACGCCGCCCTCGAAGGGGCAGACCGTATCGTGGCACAGATCAACCCGCAGATGCCCCGAACCCATGGCGACGGTCTCATTCACGTCGACGAGATTGACTTCGGAGTTGAGGTCGAGGCTCCGTTGTTCGAAGCGCCCCGTCCGGAGCTATCGGACGTGGAGCGGGCCATCGGGCGCAACTGTGCACAACTGGTCGATCATGGGGCCACCCTGCAGATGGGCATCGGCGCCATTCCCGATGCTGTCCTCGACGCGCTCGACGACCACGAGAACCTGGGCGTACACACCGAGATGTTCTCGGACGGAATCATTGACCTGATCGAGCAGGGCGTGATCACGGGAACGAATAAGGCCATCCATCCGGGCAAAGTGGTGGGCAGTTTTGCGATGGGTACGCGCCGCCTCTACGATTTTATGGACGACAATCCACTGGTGGCGATGCTCGATGTGGCCTACGTGAACGATACCGCCGTCATTCGGAGAAATCCGAAGGTGACCGCCATCAACAGTGCGATCGAAGTCGACCTCACCGGCCAGGTGTGTGCCGACACGATCGGGACCTACCAGTATAGTGGCGTGGGAGGACAAATGGACTTCATTCGTGGGGCCTCTCTGTCTGAAGGCGGAAAGCCAATCATTGCCCTTCCCTCCACGACCCGTTCAGGCATCTCGCGGATCGTCCCGCACCTCAAGGAAGGCGCCGACGTTGTGACCACGCGGGCCCACGTGCACCACATCGTGACGGAGTACGGCTCCGTAAATCTCTACGGCAAAAATCTCCGTGAGCGGGCGGAGGCCCTCATCGACATTGCTCATCCCGATCATCGAGAGGATCTACTGGAGGCGGCGCACGAGCGGTTCAACACGATGATTACGGCTTGA
- a CDS encoding DUF4931 domain-containing protein — protein sequence MASEYTPETRQDRITQQWVACAPERSGRPHKTGDRSPDRDPTDDTPVEGCPFCPGHEDLLPSVLWELDAGQGRPWDARAVPNKFSALTPAPAFETQARGLYRTRTNHGRQEVIIDSPYHYQGLAHMSESQIDAVLQAYLARYHALRRAEPPLYPFLFRNHGAKAGASIPHPHSQIIGTPFAPPRIEQEEEAARSRYEETGQCPYCEMIDEELEAETRLVWTNDDYVVFVPFAARVPYELWILPRTHEPEFGRLNEEHRSSLAQSLQTVVRRLYTHLDDPDYNFFIRTALEYESEAAHLHWSLRLQPRTNVQAGFELSTGVRINPSIPERDAAVLRGGREEP from the coding sequence ATGGCTTCAGAGTACACTCCCGAAACGCGGCAGGACCGGATCACACAGCAGTGGGTGGCGTGTGCCCCAGAGCGCAGCGGCCGGCCGCACAAGACGGGCGATCGGTCTCCAGATCGAGATCCGACCGACGATACGCCGGTGGAGGGGTGTCCGTTCTGTCCCGGCCACGAGGACCTGCTGCCGTCCGTGCTCTGGGAGTTGGACGCGGGACAAGGGCGACCCTGGGACGCGCGGGCCGTACCGAACAAATTCTCGGCCCTCACGCCTGCTCCGGCGTTCGAGACGCAGGCGCGCGGCTTGTATCGAACCCGTACCAATCATGGGCGGCAGGAGGTGATCATCGACTCGCCGTATCACTACCAGGGCCTCGCTCACATGTCGGAATCGCAGATCGATGCGGTGTTGCAGGCGTACCTGGCCCGCTACCACGCGCTACGGCGGGCCGAGCCGCCCCTTTATCCGTTTCTCTTTCGGAATCACGGGGCGAAGGCCGGGGCTTCGATTCCACATCCCCACAGTCAGATCATTGGCACTCCCTTCGCGCCGCCCCGTATCGAACAGGAAGAAGAGGCAGCCCGCTCGCGCTACGAGGAGACGGGGCAGTGCCCTTACTGCGAAATGATCGATGAGGAACTGGAGGCGGAGACGCGGCTCGTGTGGACGAATGACGACTACGTGGTGTTCGTGCCGTTTGCCGCCCGAGTGCCGTATGAACTGTGGATTCTCCCGCGGACCCACGAGCCGGAGTTTGGTCGGTTAAATGAGGAGCACCGCTCGTCGCTTGCACAGTCGCTCCAGACGGTCGTCAGGCGTCTCTACACGCATCTCGACGATCCAGACTACAACTTCTTTATACGTACAGCCCTTGAGTACGAGTCCGAGGCCGCGCATCTTCACTGGAGTCTTCGTCTCCAGCCGCGGACCAACGTGCAGGCCGGGTTTGAACTGAGTACCGGTGTTCGGATCAATCCATCGATTCCCGAGCGCGACGCCGCTGTGCTTCGGGGGGGCAGGGAAGAGCCCTAA
- a CDS encoding alpha-L-fucosidase has protein sequence MIVLLAASALPTRAQPADSSPTPPPEPVLPVPTERQLEWQRDELNMFIHFGINTFTDREWGTGNEDPAVFHPSRFAPHQWARVAQETGFQTMILTAKHHDGFTLWPSRYTDHSVEQSPWRNGEGDVVKAFVEAAREQGRKVGLYLSPWDRNAPSYGDEDAYNQLYLAQLHELLTQYGPLEEVWFDGAKGEGAKDMTYHFDAFWSMVRQHQPGAVLFSDEGPDVRWIGNEHGFAGETNWSTVDRSEIEIGRAGQGDYLNSGERGAPDWVPGECDTSLRPGWFWHPDEDPKSVERLLEIYFKSVGRNCVLLLNVPPAPSGRFAEEDVERLYDFRTALNAIFDVDLTAGARPSASSVRGGASRFGPAQVLDDDLDTYWAPDDSTGEASLTLALDSVRTINVIELQEPIQLGQRVAAYRVEVEREGTWSTVHRGTTIGHKGLARLSDSITTRRVRVVIEDARSVPLLAEMALYRAPRRH, from the coding sequence TTGATCGTTCTGCTGGCCGCGTCGGCACTCCCAACCCGGGCTCAGCCTGCGGATAGCAGTCCAACGCCCCCGCCGGAGCCGGTCCTTCCCGTCCCGACCGAGCGGCAGCTGGAGTGGCAGCGCGACGAGTTGAACATGTTCATCCATTTTGGAATCAACACGTTCACTGACCGCGAGTGGGGCACCGGGAATGAGGATCCAGCCGTTTTTCATCCTTCACGTTTTGCGCCGCACCAGTGGGCGCGAGTAGCGCAGGAGACGGGATTCCAGACGATGATTCTCACGGCCAAGCACCACGACGGCTTCACGCTGTGGCCGAGTCGATACACCGATCACTCGGTGGAGCAGAGTCCGTGGCGCAATGGAGAGGGCGACGTGGTAAAGGCGTTCGTGGAGGCTGCCCGCGAGCAAGGACGAAAGGTCGGGCTGTACCTATCTCCATGGGACCGCAACGCGCCCAGCTACGGCGACGAGGACGCCTACAACCAATTGTACCTGGCCCAGCTGCACGAGCTTCTCACGCAGTACGGGCCGCTGGAAGAGGTCTGGTTTGATGGGGCGAAGGGCGAGGGCGCGAAGGACATGACCTACCACTTCGACGCCTTTTGGTCGATGGTGCGGCAGCACCAGCCCGGGGCGGTTCTCTTCTCCGATGAAGGACCGGACGTACGGTGGATTGGCAATGAGCACGGCTTTGCGGGCGAGACGAACTGGTCGACGGTCGATCGCTCCGAGATTGAAATTGGCAGGGCGGGCCAGGGCGACTATTTGAACAGCGGCGAGCGCGGGGCGCCGGACTGGGTCCCGGGGGAGTGTGACACCTCGCTCCGGCCCGGCTGGTTTTGGCATCCGGACGAGGATCCGAAGTCGGTAGAGCGGCTGCTGGAGATTTACTTCAAGTCCGTGGGACGCAACTGCGTATTGCTGCTGAATGTGCCGCCAGCTCCGAGCGGTCGGTTTGCGGAGGAGGATGTGGAGCGGCTCTACGACTTTCGCACGGCCCTCAACGCCATCTTCGATGTCGACCTGACGGCAGGCGCCCGTCCGTCGGCCTCCTCCGTGCGCGGCGGAGCCTCCCGCTTCGGGCCCGCTCAGGTGCTCGACGATGATCTCGATACCTACTGGGCGCCCGACGACTCTACCGGAGAGGCATCGCTCACGCTCGCACTCGATTCGGTGCGCACCATCAACGTGATTGAGCTCCAGGAGCCGATTCAGCTTGGTCAGCGCGTGGCGGCCTACCGGGTAGAGGTGGAGAGGGAGGGAACCTGGTCGACCGTTCATCGCGGCACGACCATCGGGCATAAGGGACTGGCCCGGCTTTCTGATTCTATTACGACTCGCCGCGTGCGCGTCGTGATTGAGGACGCCCGCTCCGTTCCACTGCTGGCCGAAATGGCGCTGTATCGTGCGCCTCGCCGCCACTAA
- a CDS encoding class I SAM-dependent methyltransferase: MHEPHDAVAGHYDHLDRFYRQLWGEHVHHGLWTDTSASSTEAVQELVHQVAHSARIEDGTRVCDIGCGYGAPARLWAAAYGAHVTGFTVSEAQATFARQQPVDGPVPEYRLQDFLENDLPDASMDAAVAVESLTHIHPPSDVFTEVARILRPGGRFVACVWMASPSPPQWARRYLLDPIQTEGRLSILPTDARLRHWAARAGLTIEHLDDVTPLVRRTWSIVLQRFLRAVFTDPAVLRTLLDSSESERVFARTLIRIWIAQWMGVLRYGWLVARKPQSSRNHRVEPLVRRLQ; this comes from the coding sequence ATGCACGAGCCTCACGACGCCGTTGCCGGGCACTACGACCACCTCGACCGCTTCTATCGCCAGCTCTGGGGGGAGCACGTACACCACGGACTCTGGACCGACACGTCCGCCTCTTCGACCGAAGCCGTTCAAGAACTCGTCCACCAAGTTGCCCACTCTGCTCGAATCGAGGACGGCACGCGGGTGTGCGACATCGGGTGCGGATACGGCGCCCCGGCCCGATTGTGGGCAGCGGCGTATGGCGCACACGTCACGGGCTTTACGGTGTCGGAAGCACAGGCCACTTTTGCCCGCCAACAGCCCGTGGACGGGCCAGTACCGGAGTATCGCCTTCAGGATTTTTTGGAGAACGATCTGCCAGACGCAAGCATGGACGCCGCGGTGGCCGTGGAAAGCCTGACGCACATTCACCCTCCATCAGACGTCTTCACCGAAGTGGCACGTATTCTTCGGCCCGGCGGTCGATTTGTGGCCTGCGTGTGGATGGCTTCTCCCTCGCCCCCGCAATGGGCCCGCCGATATCTTCTCGATCCCATCCAAACAGAGGGACGACTATCGATCCTCCCGACCGACGCGCGCCTCCGCCACTGGGCCGCCCGGGCCGGACTCACGATCGAACACCTCGACGACGTAACGCCGCTCGTGCGGCGCACGTGGTCGATCGTGCTCCAGCGATTTCTGAGGGCCGTATTCACCGACCCTGCCGTCCTCCGGACGCTGCTCGACTCATCGGAATCGGAGCGCGTCTTTGCCCGGACCCTCATACGCATCTGGATCGCCCAGTGGATGGGAGTGCTGCGGTACGGCTGGCTCGTGGCCCGGAAGCCCCAGTCAAGCCGTAATCATCGTGTTGAACCGCTCGTGCGCCGCCTCCAGTAG